The sequence CTGCGGACACAGCGACCTGCGCGGCCACGAGTATTCTCTGGCGTCCACCGCGCCTCGTTGCCTGGGGTCCGTGCGCGCCGATCAGCGCCGGCGGTCGAACCGCCGTCATCAGCAGCAACCCGAGACACATCACGGCCCAGCTCGATGCGGCAACCGTCAACAGCCAGAGCACGACCCCGGCGTCCGCTCCCGCTGCCGTACCCAGCGGCGCCAGTTGCGGCAGCGCCGAGATGACGCCCCCCACCCACCGCAGAGCCAGCAGGCCAGCCAGCGCGCCGCCGCCGACCAGCACCAGCAACTCGATAGCGAGCGGACTGATGAGGTCCAGACCCGACGCCCCCAGGGCGCGCCGCACGGCCAACTCATGCGCCTGCTCGGCGTCGCGCGTCAACAGGAGCAGGACTAGGTTGCTGCAGGCCCCGAAGAGAAACACGCTCGTGAGCAGCATCAGGACGGTCAGCAACCGGCTGGCGGCCCGGTGATACTCGGGACCGAGCCGGACATGATTGACGGGCCGAACGACAAACCGCCAGTCCTCGGTCCGGGCGGCGGCCACATCGGCCGGTAGCCGATCCCTGGCCAGGGCCGCCAGAATCGCGACATCGCGCTGTGAGGTAGATGTTCCCAGCCTCCCAACCGTGGACAGCCAGCGCGCCGGCGGGCTGAGCAGAAGCTCGGCGCTGCTCGGCAGCAACTGTTGCAACGCCGGCAGCGGAACCCAGAAATCCGGTTCGTGGGCGGGCCCGGACAGCGGGTTGGCAGCGACGCCGACCACGGTGAACGCCTGCGGTCCCAGGCGCACGGCGCGCCCGACGATATCCGGATCCCGGCCGAACTGCGTCGTCCAGACGCGCCGCGACACGACGGCCACTGCCGCACCACCGCCTGGGCCGTCATCCGTGGGCGCCAGCAGCCTGCCCTGCGCCGGGCGCCCCCCCAGCACGCTGAAGAAGTTCGCCGACACGAGCGCAACGTTCACGCGAGTCGGGGTGCCGCCGGCGACGAGCGTGAAATCGAACTGACCGAAAGTCGCCAGGGAAAACGCGGCCGGCTCCACGCCGCGCAACTGCAGGTACTCGGCGTGACTTAGTGGCGAGAAGCTACCGTCGTCGACCTGGATCTGCACGGTGAAGAGCCGATCCGAATCGACGAGGTCCGGCGGCCGCCAGAAATGCCGGCTGACCGTCGACAGCACGATGGCGGGAACGCTGAACGCCAGCGCCAGCGTCAGCACGACCGTCACCGTGAACGTGCGGCGGCGGACCAGGGATCGCAACGCGCGGCGCAACACGGCGGGTTCGCCCCTGTCGTTCCCTGTTATCCTTCCGCACCAGTAGCGTGCACGGAGGCCTCGAGCTCGACTGCTCGCTCGCCCAGGCAGGGTCCACTCTAGCAGTTAGCGGACGATTCGCATCCACGCGCGCCGCCGAGTTCGGTGCGGACGCCAGGAGGACATCATGCGCGGACTTCAGTGGAGACTTGGGGTTGCGCTGACAGCCGCCATCGCGGTCACGCCGGCCGGACCGGCGGGACAGGCTCCGGA comes from Acidobacteriota bacterium and encodes:
- a CDS encoding FtsX-like permease family protein; amino-acid sequence: MLRRALRSLVRRRTFTVTVVLTLALAFSVPAIVLSTVSRHFWRPPDLVDSDRLFTVQIQVDDGSFSPLSHAEYLQLRGVEPAAFSLATFGQFDFTLVAGGTPTRVNVALVSANFFSVLGGRPAQGRLLAPTDDGPGGGAAVAVVSRRVWTTQFGRDPDIVGRAVRLGPQAFTVVGVAANPLSGPAHEPDFWVPLPALQQLLPSSAELLLSPPARWLSTVGRLGTSTSQRDVAILAALARDRLPADVAAARTEDWRFVVRPVNHVRLGPEYHRAASRLLTVLMLLTSVFLFGACSNLVLLLLTRDAEQAHELAVRRALGASGLDLISPLAIELLVLVGGGALAGLLALRWVGGVISALPQLAPLGTAAGADAGVVLWLLTVAASSWAVMCLGLLLMTAVRPPALIGAHGPQATRRGGRQRILVAAQVAVSAVLIVAAGLLLRSAHGVASIPHGFVAQDVVTARIHPPGPSGSEGLDVYRRLLDAIERGGVVTSAALAWHTPLSVFFLSVSVEVPGTSMDVPGNIVSAGFFRTLGVPVLEGREFNDADQPDAPPVAMVNRTLASRLWPGSSAVGRTLAFPRSGGDRTVVGVVDDMRYRTLAESTQPLAYLPLEQRFMSPVFIHVRSPADADSVVRHLRQAVASVDPGVPVSDTGTLRDRVDEALSRWRTPALLAGVLALITLVLVMGGLYGVLMLAVRQRTRELAIRRALGAREESVRWLVLSQGLRVVAAGTLVGLGAGVPLMGLLGSQLYGIAPHDFMTVGASMIGLFVAGGLACDLPARRAARLDTAAALRTE